In Solanum lycopersicum chromosome 5, SLM_r2.1, the following are encoded in one genomic region:
- the LOC138348650 gene encoding uncharacterized mitochondrial protein AtMg00810-like has translation MKDLGMTNFCLGLQIENLSNEILVHQSTYTEKILKRFYMDNSHPLSTPMVVRSLDINTDPFRPQENDEELLGDETPYLSAIGALMYLANNTRPDICFAMQGIYQIRIKLDHKQAICLHVEIRQYLGDQ, from the exons atgaaagatctcgGCATGACAAATTTTTGTCTTGGTCTACAGATTGAGAATTTGTCAAATGAAATACTTGTTCATCAATCAACGTACACAGAGAAGATACTAAAgcgtttttacatggataaCTCACATCCATTGAGTACTCCAATGGTGGTAAGATCGCTTGACATCAATACAGATCCATTTCGACCTCAAGAGAATGATGAAgagcttcttggtgatgaaactccttaTCTTAGTGCGATCGGGGCACTAATGTACCTTGCTAACAATACTCGACCAGATATCTGTTTTGCA atgcaggGTATTTATCAGATCCGCATAAAGCTCGATCACAAACAGGCTATTTGTTTACATGTGGAGATACGTCAATATcttggcgatcaatga